A stretch of the Methanomassiliicoccales archaeon genome encodes the following:
- a CDS encoding cob(I)yrinic acid a,c-diamide adenosyltransferase has translation MEEDQLGLLQVYTGDGKGKTTAALGLALRAWGRGLKVCMIQFMKKGEDYGEILALRRMEIDLYQFGSDRLITRSSVHPEDIQLAHRALAFAESVLVSGEYDVIILDEINVALFFNLVKPEEVLSVLRKRHRDVEVIMTGRNAPPEVIDEADLVTRMVAEKHPYDKGVIARAGIEF, from the coding sequence ATGGAAGAGGACCAGCTTGGGCTATTGCAGGTGTACACCGGGGACGGTAAAGGCAAGACGACAGCAGCCCTCGGTCTGGCGCTCCGGGCCTGGGGCAGGGGCCTCAAGGTCTGCATGATCCAGTTCATGAAGAAAGGGGAGGATTACGGCGAGATACTGGCCCTGCGCAGGATGGAGATCGACCTCTACCAATTCGGTTCCGACCGGCTGATCACCAGGAGCAGCGTCCATCCGGAGGACATCCAGCTGGCGCACCGAGCGCTCGCCTTTGCCGAAAGCGTGCTGGTATCTGGCGAGTATGACGTGATAATACTGGACGAGATAAACGTCGCGCTCTTTTTCAACCTGGTCAAACCAGAAGAGGTCTTGTCGGTGCTTAGGAAACGCCATAGGGATGTGGAAGTGATCATGACCGGCAGGAACGCACCTCCCGAGGTCATAGATGAGGCGGACCTGGTGACCAGGATGGTGGCGGAGAAGCACCCTTACGACAAGGGCGTGATCGCCCGGGCGGGCATAGAGTTCTGA
- the cyaB gene encoding class IV adenylate cyclase: MLEIEIKTRSEDNRKVEGMLLERGATLLGDHEQVDEYFNHPCRDFAETDEALRLRKDSTGKITYKGPKIDRFTKTREEIEMEIDDLDKMSAILVRLGFRSVARVKKKRREYLLDGVTVSLDSVEGLGDFVELEVQGEDAVKGRHMVETLRDELGLEGSERRSYLEMLMIQN; this comes from the coding sequence ATGTTGGAGATCGAGATCAAGACCCGTTCCGAGGACAATCGCAAGGTCGAGGGGATGCTCCTGGAAAGGGGAGCGACACTTCTGGGCGATCACGAACAGGTCGATGAGTACTTCAACCATCCATGCCGGGATTTTGCAGAGACCGATGAGGCGCTGAGACTGCGAAAGGACTCCACTGGCAAGATCACGTACAAAGGGCCAAAGATCGACCGGTTCACCAAGACCCGCGAAGAGATCGAAATGGAGATCGACGACCTGGATAAGATGTCCGCGATCCTGGTCCGTTTGGGTTTCCGATCGGTTGCAAGGGTGAAAAAGAAACGCAGGGAGTACTTACTTGACGGGGTAACGGTCAGCCTCGATTCGGTCGAGGGGTTGGGAGATTTCGTCGAGCTCGAGGTGCAGGGAGAGGACGCGGTCAAGGGAAGGCACATGGTGGAAACGCTGCGCGACGAGCTAGGACTGGAGGGAAGCGAGCGACGGTCCTACCTTGAAATGCTGATGATCCAGAACTGA
- a CDS encoding CPBP family glutamic-type intramembrane protease, whose translation MDPEVSSSSGETGPSCPHCGRKVPSDAVFCPFCGKGMSMPASPQYPNNPYYPYGYQYGYPNYPPYQPSNDGETLKKVVRGVTSIVIFMLLLLVSFNVIVLLWGIGQVLPNVNGHGTYLFIITPWLVNILKVSDVGLSIYFLFLVGAIVASFIWMLKKSLHKFAHELTFQIHDEGHSPLYMISTLFFAVIAFNIVFYLLIGLSGTSPSVPSQGADLWQILFSYAQASVWEELITRVLLLGVPLFLVAVALNKVKDPKHYILGGGFQFGKAELVLLLFSSAMFGFAHSFNWDLFKVIPAFLAGMAMGYLFLKFGLYAAIMFHFFTDYLSISLSIWPNNTGLALGLGLLLLVFIAVGAVYFVHYSFKAVELFTGMKLTRQRPAPVAQPYYPPQPYYNPYTQGYYPYQYPPPAYPQYPPSQPYQPPSPPPSEPKGPEQGFGFVCPHCGGTEARYVDGRFECLKCGRQI comes from the coding sequence ATGGACCCCGAGGTCTCCTCCAGTTCTGGAGAAACGGGCCCTTCGTGTCCCCATTGCGGCAGGAAGGTGCCTTCCGATGCCGTCTTCTGCCCGTTCTGTGGCAAAGGCATGTCGATGCCGGCATCGCCGCAGTACCCTAACAATCCCTATTATCCGTATGGCTACCAGTACGGCTATCCCAACTATCCGCCATATCAGCCTTCGAACGATGGAGAGACCCTGAAGAAAGTGGTCAGAGGGGTGACCAGCATTGTCATCTTCATGCTGCTACTGCTCGTCTCCTTCAACGTGATCGTCCTTTTATGGGGGATCGGACAGGTGCTCCCGAACGTGAATGGACACGGCACTTATCTGTTCATCATCACTCCCTGGCTGGTCAATATCCTAAAGGTAAGCGATGTGGGCCTCTCCATCTATTTCCTCTTCTTGGTCGGCGCCATCGTGGCCTCGTTCATCTGGATGCTCAAGAAGAGCTTGCACAAGTTCGCCCATGAGCTCACTTTCCAGATCCACGATGAGGGCCACAGTCCGCTGTACATGATCTCAACGCTGTTCTTCGCGGTGATAGCGTTCAACATAGTCTTCTATCTGCTCATCGGCCTGTCAGGGACTTCGCCGAGTGTTCCTAGCCAGGGAGCCGACCTTTGGCAGATCCTATTCTCCTATGCTCAGGCATCGGTCTGGGAAGAACTGATCACGCGCGTCCTGCTGCTGGGTGTGCCCCTCTTCCTCGTTGCGGTCGCCTTGAACAAGGTCAAGGACCCCAAGCACTACATCCTGGGAGGGGGGTTCCAGTTCGGGAAGGCGGAACTGGTGCTTCTGCTCTTCTCATCGGCGATGTTCGGGTTCGCACACAGCTTCAACTGGGACCTGTTCAAGGTCATCCCGGCGTTCCTGGCCGGAATGGCCATGGGTTATCTGTTCCTGAAATTCGGCCTCTATGCAGCCATCATGTTCCATTTCTTCACCGATTATCTCTCGATATCTCTTTCGATCTGGCCGAACAACACCGGACTGGCATTGGGGCTGGGACTGCTATTACTGGTGTTCATCGCGGTCGGCGCGGTCTATTTCGTTCATTACTCCTTCAAGGCCGTCGAGCTGTTCACCGGTATGAAGCTGACCAGGCAAAGACCGGCCCCGGTGGCGCAGCCCTACTATCCGCCCCAGCCATACTATAATCCGTACACCCAGGGCTATTATCCCTATCAGTACCCGCCTCCCGCTTACCCGCAGTACCCGCCATCCCAACCCTACCAGCCGCCGTCACCCCCTCCGTCCGAGCCGAAGGGCCCGGAACAGGGCTTTGGGTTCGTATGCCCCCATTGCGGTGGGACGGAAGCCCGCTATGTGGATGGACGGTTCGAATGCCTCAAGTGCGGCCGCCAGATCTAG
- a CDS encoding sugar phosphate isomerase/epimerase family protein: MISLSSPAFSLIPFDQAIEAVAKEFQAWEIVAEGMHRLENIEKRFIEVSGSYDLEYSVHAPLSDINIGSLNPSMRDASLKEVLMAIGSCRKMNIDLITFHPGFITPLGQLDRAAVMRETVRSIHEIDKAAAEHGVVAALENMPRMPISTCTEPTELLSVLEGTSIGVCFDIGHAHTACNIDEFLRHVPRFANVHIHDNDGTSDQHLTIGEGRIDFERVLALMGSYRGRYVIEARRIEGAPLSAMRLSKLLGARSGGRT; encoded by the coding sequence AGCGTTCTCCCTCATACCCTTCGATCAGGCGATCGAGGCGGTGGCAAAGGAGTTCCAGGCCTGGGAGATCGTCGCGGAGGGGATGCACCGGCTCGAGAACATCGAGAAGAGGTTCATCGAGGTCTCTGGATCCTATGACCTGGAGTATTCTGTACACGCGCCGCTGAGCGACATCAACATCGGATCGCTCAACCCATCAATGAGGGATGCGTCGCTGAAAGAGGTTCTGATGGCAATAGGATCCTGCCGGAAGATGAACATCGACCTGATCACCTTCCATCCCGGGTTCATCACTCCTCTGGGACAGCTCGATCGTGCCGCGGTCATGAGAGAGACCGTAAGGTCGATCCACGAGATCGACAAGGCGGCCGCCGAACATGGCGTGGTCGCCGCACTGGAGAATATGCCCAGAATGCCGATATCGACCTGCACGGAACCGACCGAATTGCTTTCGGTGCTGGAGGGCACATCGATAGGCGTGTGCTTCGACATAGGCCACGCCCATACCGCCTGCAACATCGATGAGTTCCTCAGGCATGTTCCCAGGTTCGCAAACGTCCACATCCATGACAACGATGGTACTTCCGACCAGCACCTGACCATCGGCGAGGGGAGGATCGATTTCGAACGCGTCCTGGCTCTTATGGGCAGCTACCGTGGCAGGTATGTCATAGAGGCCAGAAGGATCGAAGGGGCTCCCCTTTCGGCAATGCGCCTGAGCAAGTTGCTGGGCGCTAGATCTGGCGGCCGCACTTGA